From one Solea solea chromosome 15, fSolSol10.1, whole genome shotgun sequence genomic stretch:
- the LOC131474424 gene encoding autophagy-related protein 16-1-like isoform X5, translated as MVDFMDDTHFDKLSQLEELFEIRKQILDEFQCQSLEGAGAAAEKNTRILQLQLRETEHLSEKLSQTVSDLTTVLHLKEAELQYLQSRMSQYRQEAQNHARMSNTLKVTLSEFEFTIECQSKELAALCTEQQGLKETLAQACREKDELLQRWMEEKREEADRLNKYNDAQERFSTWTFSSHFKNRRSLVYRWNLLS; from the exons ATGGTTGACTTCATGGACGACACTCACTTTGACAAAT tgtCTCAGCTGGAGGAGCTTTTTGAAATTCGCAAACAAATCCTGGACGAGTTTCAGTGCCAGAG TTTGGAAGGTGCTGGCGCTGCTGCTGAGAAAAACACCCGGATCCTTCAGCTGCAGCTGAGAGAGACTGAGCACCTGTCAGAAAAg ctgtCCCAGACTGTCTCTGACCTGACCACCGTGCTGCACCTTAAAGAGGCGGAACTGCAGTACTTGCAGTCACG TATGTCCCAGTACCGTCAAGAGGCACAGAACCACGCTAGGATGTCGAACACTTTGAAGGTGACCCTTTCGGAGTTTGAGTTTACCATAGAGTGTCAATCCAAAGAGTTGGCAGCGCTGTGCACAGAGCAGCAAGGACTAAAGGAAACACTGGCACAGGCTTGCAGAGAGAAAGATGAACTCTTACAGCGCTGGATGGAGGAGAAGCGGGAGGAGGCTGACAGGCTGAATAAGTACAACGATGCACAGGAAAG ATTTTCTACCtggactttttcttcacatttcaaaaacag gaggagtctggtgtatcgGTGGAACCTTCTCAGTTGA
- the LOC131474424 gene encoding autophagy-related protein 16-like isoform X2, translating into MGSWKSHVRARLQQRDQTEKHPYVGVFTSLSQLEELFEIRKQILDEFQCQSLEGAGAAAEKNTRILQLQLRETEHLSEKLSQTVSDLTTVLHLKEAELQYLQSRMSQYRQEAQNHARMSNTLKVTLSEFEFTIECQSKELAALCTEQQGLKETLAQACREKDELLQRWMEEKREEADRLNKYNDAQERFSTWTFSSHFKNRRSLVYRWNLLS; encoded by the exons ATGGGAAGCTGGAAGAGTCACGTGCGCGCTCGACTGCAACAGCGAGACCAAACTGAGAAACATCCATATGTTGGTGTTTTTACCAGCT tgtCTCAGCTGGAGGAGCTTTTTGAAATTCGCAAACAAATCCTGGACGAGTTTCAGTGCCAGAG TTTGGAAGGTGCTGGCGCTGCTGCTGAGAAAAACACCCGGATCCTTCAGCTGCAGCTGAGAGAGACTGAGCACCTGTCAGAAAAg ctgtCCCAGACTGTCTCTGACCTGACCACCGTGCTGCACCTTAAAGAGGCGGAACTGCAGTACTTGCAGTCACG TATGTCCCAGTACCGTCAAGAGGCACAGAACCACGCTAGGATGTCGAACACTTTGAAGGTGACCCTTTCGGAGTTTGAGTTTACCATAGAGTGTCAATCCAAAGAGTTGGCAGCGCTGTGCACAGAGCAGCAAGGACTAAAGGAAACACTGGCACAGGCTTGCAGAGAGAAAGATGAACTCTTACAGCGCTGGATGGAGGAGAAGCGGGAGGAGGCTGACAGGCTGAATAAGTACAACGATGCACAGGAAAG ATTTTCTACCtggactttttcttcacatttcaaaaacag gaggagtctggtgtatcgGTGGAACCTTCTCAGTTGA
- the LOC131474424 gene encoding autophagy-related protein 16-like isoform X3, protein MGSWKSHVRARLQQRDQTEKHPYVGVFTSLSQLEELFEIRKQILDEFQCQSLEGAGAAAEKNTRILQLQLRETEHLSEKLSQTVSDLTTVLHLKEAELQYLQSRMSQYRQEAQNHARMSNTLKVTLSEFEFTIECQSKELAALCTEQQGLKETLAQACREKDELLQRWMEEKREEADRLNKYNDAQERWQRLAKQLKRRLHKEMEKE, encoded by the exons ATGGGAAGCTGGAAGAGTCACGTGCGCGCTCGACTGCAACAGCGAGACCAAACTGAGAAACATCCATATGTTGGTGTTTTTACCAGCT tgtCTCAGCTGGAGGAGCTTTTTGAAATTCGCAAACAAATCCTGGACGAGTTTCAGTGCCAGAG TTTGGAAGGTGCTGGCGCTGCTGCTGAGAAAAACACCCGGATCCTTCAGCTGCAGCTGAGAGAGACTGAGCACCTGTCAGAAAAg ctgtCCCAGACTGTCTCTGACCTGACCACCGTGCTGCACCTTAAAGAGGCGGAACTGCAGTACTTGCAGTCACG TATGTCCCAGTACCGTCAAGAGGCACAGAACCACGCTAGGATGTCGAACACTTTGAAGGTGACCCTTTCGGAGTTTGAGTTTACCATAGAGTGTCAATCCAAAGAGTTGGCAGCGCTGTGCACAGAGCAGCAAGGACTAAAGGAAACACTGGCACAGGCTTGCAGAGAGAAAGATGAACTCTTACAGCGCTGGATGGAGGAGAAGCGGGAGGAGGCTGACAGGCTGAATAAGTACAACGATGCACAGGAAAG GTGGCAACGTTTGGCCAAACAGCTGAAGAGACGCCTCCACAAGGAAATGGAAAAAGAGTAG